The following are encoded together in the Lathyrus oleraceus cultivar Zhongwan6 chromosome 3, CAAS_Psat_ZW6_1.0, whole genome shotgun sequence genome:
- the LOC127126279 gene encoding arabinogalactan protein 23 has translation MNMKKVTCAVLFVAASMSAAMAAVEVPAAAPAPGPSSDASASIPIVGSLVGATLVSFFALFH, from the coding sequence ATGAACATGAAGAAGGTGACTTGTGCTGTTCTTTTTGTTGCTGCCTCAATGAGTGCAGCAATGGCTGCCGTAGAGGTTCCCGCCGCTGCCCCTGCACCTGGCCCAAGCAGTGATGCCTCAGCTTCTATTCCCATTGTTGGATCCTTGGTTGGTGCCACTCTTGTGTCTTTCTTTGCTTTGTTCCACTAA